A region from the Dehalococcoidales bacterium genome encodes:
- the ruvA gene encoding Holliday junction branch migration protein RuvA has protein sequence MISNISGKLEALGTDWAVINVGGIGFQVHLSTTAISKLGNVGSSVKVYTHLHVREDNLTLFGFIGVDELELFKSVTSVSGIGPKLGLAMLSAMDPDQIIMAIASGNADLLTGIPGIGKKTASRIVLELKDKIGTGMMATPMAEIAQENADVLAALTSLGYSASEITRALSSIPRDTSLTIEDKIKLALGYFEQK, from the coding sequence ATGATATCCAATATCAGCGGTAAGTTAGAGGCATTGGGAACCGATTGGGCTGTTATTAATGTCGGCGGTATAGGTTTTCAGGTTCATTTATCTACCACCGCTATCAGCAAACTGGGAAATGTCGGTTCAAGTGTTAAGGTCTACACCCATCTGCATGTCCGTGAAGATAACCTTACTCTCTTTGGTTTTATCGGCGTTGATGAATTAGAGCTTTTTAAATCGGTAACCAGTGTTTCGGGAATTGGTCCGAAACTTGGGCTGGCAATGCTTTCGGCAATGGATCCGGATCAGATTATTATGGCGATTGCTTCGGGAAATGCCGATTTATTGACCGGAATCCCCGGTATCGGCAAGAAAACTGCCAGTCGGATTGTACTTGAACTTAAAGATAAAATCGGTACCGGCATGATGGCGACGCCGATGGCGGAAATTGCTCAAGAAAATGCAGACGTGCTGGCTGCGCTGACATCTCTGGGATACTCGGCTTCGGAAATTACCCGGGCTTTATCAAGTATCCCGCGCGATACCTCACTGACTATTGAGGATAAGATTAAATTGGCCTTGGGATACTTTGAACAAAAGTAG